The Poecile atricapillus isolate bPoeAtr1 chromosome 35, bPoeAtr1.hap1, whole genome shotgun sequence genomic interval cccccgggacccccccaggacacccccaggacacccccgggacccccgggaccccccgggacagccccgcGACCCCGGCCCGGTGACAGCGGTGACATCCCCGCGACCCCGgcccgcccccagccccgccccgctcTGAGTGCGACACGCGACAGCCCCGGCACCggtgtccccagcgtgtccccagcgtgtccccagcgtgtccccagcgtgtccccagcgtgtcccagtctgtcccagtctgtcccagtctgtcccagtctgTCCCCAATAAAAGGCGCTGGGGTTGGATCGCggctctgcctctgctggggGGTAGAGGGGACACCGAGGTGGCCCAGGGGACAAGGGGGTGGCCcaggggacagcctgggatggacagaggggTGGCCCAGGGGACACCGAGGTGGCCCAGGGGACAAGGGGGTGGCCCAGGGGACACCGAGGTGGCCCAGGGGACAAGGGGGTGGCCcaggggacagcctgggatggACAGGGGCGTGGCCCAGGGGACACCGAGGTGGCCCACGGGACGAGGGGGTGGCACAAAGGACGAGGGTGGCTCAGaggacacaggggtgacacaagGGACAAGGGGCTGGCACAAGGAACAGCCcgagggggacacaggggtgacacaagGGACAGCCGGGGAGGGGGGGTGGTGGCACCTCCAGGCTGGCCCGAGATCCCCCCGCAGCTTTTGTGTCACCCCCCGGTGTCACGCCTTGTCACCTCCCCCCCCGCGCTGGCTGTcagcggggacagggacggTGACAGGGacggtgacagggacagggacagtgacagacACCCCCCGGCTGTGCGGGGACATCGCCACCCCCGTGGGGACACTGCTGCCACCGGGGGAGGGGCGGTGACAACAGAGCCCGCCCTGCCCGAGCCTGGTGGGACTCGAGacactgtccccatcctgtccctgtccccaccctgtccctgtcccctgtccccaccctgtccctgtccccaccctgtccctgtccccaccctgtccccatccctgtcccctgtccctgtccccatcctttGTCCCCTCCCGTCCGTGTCGCTGTCGCCACCTCGTGGCCGCTGCCGGGAGGACGCGGCTGCcggggggggctcagccccgccacgacccccgggacccccccgggaccccccagggacccccagaaacacccagaaacacccggacacccccagaacaccccagggaccccccggacacccccagagaccccccagggaccccccagacacccccagaaACACCcggacacccccaggacacctcagggacccccccggACACCCCCAGAAACACCcggacacccccaggacaccccagggacccccggacaccccccagacacccccaggacaccccagggacccctcagacacccccagacacccccagacacccccaagacccccctgagacccccgaGCACCCCCACGGTCCCCCCGGAgggagggaccccaaatcccgggggtctccccccccccaaaacgCCCGGAGCCCACTCAGAGCCGTCTCCTTTATTGCAGGGACCGGTACAAAACAACGGGGTcgggatttggggtgaggggggggctgcagagccgggatttggggtgcagTGGGGGGGGGGctgcacccccaaatccccagcccaggattttggggtggggggctaCGCCTTggccccccccgggaccccctgggCCGCCgtcagctgctgcagcttctgcGTCATCATCTCCAGCACGGCTGGGGGGCAGCGGGTcaggggcaccccaaaaacggggggCCCCCAaggtggggaggggtcgggGGGAGTCCCCAAAAGCAGGGAGGGGTcgggaggggaccccaaaagcggggaggggtcggggggagaccccaaaaccagggaggggtgggggggacccccaaaagcagggaggaggggaaggagggaccCCAAAGTCAGGGAGGGGTTGAGATGGACGTGGGGGGTTCCaaagtggggagggggcaaagggggaccccaaaagtggggaggggtcggggtgggggggaaatgggggcaGGGGGTCCTCAAAGTGGGGAGGGGTCAGGAGGGAAGCAAGGACAGGACCCCAaaagtggggaggggggaaaggggacCCTGGGACTGGGGAGATCCCAAAAtggggaggggtcagaggggtctggggggcacCAGGgtcggggggaccccaaaaatggggggggctgaaattggggaggggtcgggaGGATTGGGGGGGTCAGGGAGACTCTGGGACCagggggagaccccaaaattggggaggggggtaaaggaggagcagggggagaccccaaaattggggaggggggtaaaggaggagcagggggagaccccaaaattggaGAAGGGGGTAAAGGAGAACCagggggagaccccaaaattggaGAGGGGGGtaaaggaggagcagggggagaccccaaaattggaGAGGAAAGTCAGGGgggaccccagggctgggagagaccccaaaaatggggaggggggctgagggcagggggtgtttggggggctcagggggtcccCAGCTGCATTTTGGGGGTACCCACCCTGTTTCATGGCGTGCTTCTCCTGCAGGGCCGGCTGGATCTTCTCCATCTGCCGCGTCAGGAACTCGATCTTCCGCTTGAAAAACGCCCGAGCGTCCTCGGCAGACTGGGAACAACGGGGTGGGAAAcggggtgggaatgggggaaaatgggaaaaaacggggaaaatggggaaaaacggggtgGGAAAcggggtgggaatgggggaaaatggagaaaaatgggggaaaatggggaaaaacggggtgggaatggggaaaaacagggaaaaatagggtgggaatgggggaaaatggggtgggaatggggggaaatggggaaaaataggggaaaatgggggaaaatggggtgggaatgggggaaaatgggggaaaatggggaaaatgaggtgggaatgggggaaaatgggggaaaatggggtgggaacggggaaaatggggataaatgggggaaaatgggggaaaatgggggaaaatggggtaagaatgggggaaaacagggaaaatgaggtgggaatgggggaaaatggggtgggaatggggaaaaatggggaaaaatggggtgggaatggggaaaaacaggaaaaaccagagaaaattaggggaaaattaagaaaaatagggtgggaaagggagaaaaaggggtGAGAAATTGGGTGGGAATgatgaaaaatggggaaaacggGGCgggaaggggagaaaatggtggggaatggggatgggaaaatgaggagatggggatgggaaaggggcgaaatgagggaaaaatgggtggGAAACGGGGTGGGGAGTGGGGAATGGGATGGGAGAGGTGGAAATGGGggtccccagacccccaaagcccccccaaagccccccaagccccctcctcaccttcTCCACGTAGTAACCGGTGCCGACGTCCACCAGCACCGTCCGCACGTCCTGGAGCTTGCCGGGCACGTACATCTGGGGGGGTCATGGAAAacggggggcacgggggggttggggggctcagacccccccaggagggattttggggggattccaggagcaggaaaaggatACGGAGCTGGTGAGAGGCACCAGGAGATCCTTCCCTGTGGAAAAAGGAGGGGTCAGGAAAGCCCCAGGagcccctcaggacccccccaaaatcccttccaGGACTCCCCAGGGtctccctggatttggggaccccTTGGCTTTAGGAACCAGcccctggttttggggtcccccgtTAGGATTTGGGGAACTCCCAAAGGTCCCTCTAGGTTTGGAGACCCCACCCCCATCaagatttggggacccccctcAGCTTTTGAATCCCCCCCACTTTGGATTTGGGAATCACCCCGATAATTCAGGACCCCCCACACATCAAGATTTGAGGACCCTCCcctcagattttggggttcccctgAAGATTTGGGGCTCACAGACACCCCACAGGATCTGCAGCTCCCCACGTGAATTTGGGGGCTCTCTCTGGGGGTTTTGAAGCCTCGTATCAAGATCTGGGGACCccccctgggattttggggtcccaaaatttgggatttggggttttttggggtctctcacCCTCGTTGCCTTTGTGCAGGACGTTCAGGCACTCCTTGGCCTCCACGAACTTGGTCTGCACCACCTTGAGCTGGGCCAGGGACGAGGACAGGAACTCCACCTCCTGTGGGGAGACCCCCGGATTGGGGATTGTGGGGAGGGGTCCAAAGGGAGACCCCCGGGAATGGGGATTGTGGGGAGGGGTCCAAAGGGAGACCCCCGGGAATGGGGATTGTGGGGAGGGGTCCAAGGGGAGACCCTCGGATTGGGGATTGTGGGGAGAGAGACCCCCGGGATTGGGGATTGAGGGGAGACCCCCGGATTGGGGattgtggggagggggagaccCCCGGGGTTGGGGATTGAGaggaggggtctgaggggaGACCCCCGGGATTGGGGATTGTGGAGAGAGAGACCCCCGGATTGGGGATTGTGGGGAGGGGTCCAAAGGGAGACCCCCGGGGTTGGGGattgtggggagggggagaccCCCGGATTGGGGATTGTGGGGAGACCCCCGGATTGGGGATTGAGGGGAGGGGTCCAAGGGGAGACCCCCGGGGTTGGGGTTTGTGGGGAGACCCCCAGGATTGGGGtttgtggggagggggagaccCCCGAGATTTGGGtttgtggggaggggtcctgcgGGGGAGACCCCCacaagggcagggctggccccgAAGGGATGAGGAGGAAACTTCTTGGGGGAAGGTTCCAGAACCTGGGGCGTGGGCCAAGCCCGGGGGGGCCTCAAACTCGAGCCCCcaccccagacacccccaaattcccctccaGCCTCCCCCGAACTGCCCCAGCTGCGACCCCCAGGGCTCGGGACCCTCCCTGGGTTCTCTGAGACCCCCAAGTcccccccggagccccctcagagcccccggccctgctccccccgcgatcccctcaggaccctccccaggcccctcccatccccgctccccccgggacccccagaccTCCCCTAaaccccttccccagccccctccGAGCCCCCCggacctgctccagctgcccctTGAGCAGCTCCAGTTGGGGCAGCCCCAGTTCCCCAACGCTCACGGTCTGCGCCATCTTGGACCGCCCGCCCTCAGCCGGGCCCGCGCCCGccgccacagcgccccctggcggacGGGAGGACCGAGATGGCCGCTCTGAgacagcgccccctggcggatGGGAGGACCGAGACGGCCGCTCTGAgacagcgccccctggcggatGGGAGGACCGAGACGGCCGCTCTGAgacagcgccccctggcggatGGGAGGACCGAGATGGCCGCTCTGAgacagcgccccctggcggatGGGAGGACCGAGCCGGCCCTACTGAgacagcgccccctggcggatGGGAGGACCGAAATGGCCGCTCTGAGATAGCGCCCCCTGGCGGATGGGAGGACTTGGGGGGGGATAGTGACCCCCAGAAGGAAAAGGGGGGGtccagagggatttggggggggtccagagggatttgggggggtccagagggatttggggggatccaaagggatttgggggggtccaaagggattttggggggtccaaaaggatttgggggggtccaaagggatttgggggggtccagagggatttgggggggtccagatggatttgggggggtccaaagggatttgggggggtccagagggatttgggggggtccagatggatttgggggggccaaagacagatttttggggggctcagagAGACTCAGGAGGGGTcagtgcagaggcagcagctttaTTGTTGCAAAATAggcaaataaaaccaaattttattaaaattttgttaaaatttcGTTAAAATTAAGGCGGTTCCAAccctcctcccccccctttcaaacaccccaaaaatccctgaggggatggggagccccaaaatcgTCACcagaggggatgggggggaccccaaaagtAACAAAGGAGGGACCCCCAAAGGCCACAAGCGGATCCCAAAAGTGatggggagaccccaaaacctcccctggGCAATGGGGGgatccccaaattctcccctaTAAATaacggggggaccccaaaaacaaccccacacaatggggggaccccaaatctGTACCCCAGTGGAGTCTGTGGGCAATGGGGGGACCCTAAAATCAaccaggggaccccaaaacttcACTCCAGGTAATGGGGGGACCCcaaagatgatgaagggaccccaaaacttcACTCCAGGCAATGGGGGGACCCCAAAGATGgcaaagggaccccaaaacttcAATCCAGGTaatggggggaccccaaaaatgacaAAGGGACCCCAAACCTTCACTCCAGGCAATGGGGGGGCCTCAAAGATGACAAAGGGACCCCAAACCTTCAATCCAGGTAATGGGGGGGACCCcaaagatgatgaagggacccccaaaccttcACTCTAGGCAATGGGGGGACCCTGAAATCAaccaggggaccccaaaacttcATTCCAGGTAATGGGGGGACCCCAAAGATGgcaaagggaccccaaaacctcaatCCAGGCAATGGGGGGGACCCTAAAATCAGCCAGGGGACCCCAAACCTTCACTCCAGGCaatggggggaccccaaaaatgacaAAGGGACCCCAAACTTTCACTCCAGGCAATGGGGGGACCCTAAAATCAaccaggggaccccaaaacttcACTCCAGGCAATGGGGGGGACCCcaaagatgatgaagggacCCCAAACCTTCACTCCAGGCAATGGGGGGACCCCAAAGATGgcaaagggaccccaaaacttcAATCCAGGCAATGGGGGGACCCCAAAGGTGACAAAGGGACCCCAAACCCTCAGTCCAGGCAATGGGGGGACCCTAAAATCAgccaggggaccccaaaacctcacaCCAGGCAATGGGGGGACCCTAAAATCAaccaggggaccccaaaacctcacaCCAGGCAATGGGGGGACCCCAAAGATGgcaaagggaccccaaaacctcaatCCAGGCAATGGGGGGACCCCAAAGGTGAtgaagggaccccaaaacttcACTCCAGGCAATGGGGGGACCCCAAAGATGACAAAGGGACCCCAAACCTTCACTCCAGGCAATGGGGGGACCCTAAAATCAaccaggggaccccaaaacttcACTCCAGGCaatggggggaccccaaaaatgacaaagggaccccaaaacttcACTCCAGGTAATGGGGGGACCCCAAAGATGACaaagggacccccaaaccttcACTCCAGGCaatggggggaccccaaaactgcccaggGCCCCCCCCAAAGCACAGCCCCCCCTCAGCAGAGGCTGACTGGGAGCCCGTAGGCCACGGGGGCGGCCCCAATGAGGGATTTGAGTCTGGGGGCTTGGCGGGCCTGGGCCAGCTGGGCCAgcaggggggtcccgggacccccccccagccAACCCCGCAGCAGAGCCTGAGCCAAACGGTCCAGATCCCGATCCGTGACATCCCACAGGTTCCCCAGCACCAGGGGGCTGCAAACGGGGGAGAGACCCCAAACGGGGGGTCAGAGACCCCAAATACAgagagaccctccccaaatacagagagaccctccccaaatacACAGAGACCCCAAATGGGGGGTGAGAGACCCCAAATACACAGAGACCCCAAATGGGGGGTGAGAGACCCCAAATGGGGGGTGAGAGACCCCAAATGGGgggggagagaccccaaaatacacAGAGACCCTCCCCCTCAAACACAGAGACCCCAAATGGGGGGTGAGACCCCAAATGGGGGGTGAGAGACCCCAAATACacagagacccctcccaaatACACAGAGACCCCAAATGGGGGGTGAGAGACCCCAAATACacagagaccctccccaaatacagagagaccctccccaaatacACAGAGACCCCAAATGGGGGGTCAGAGACCCCAAATGGGGGGTCAGAGACCCCAAACGGGGGGTGACAGACCCCAAATGGGGGGTGAGAGACCCCAAATACACAGAGACCCCCCCCTCAAacacagaaaccccaaaatggggctgtGAGCCCCAAAAGAAAATCCCTTGAGATCCCCAAAAGTAAAGAGAGACCCCAAAAgtcccagagccccccaaaatccccaaatcctcccaaatctcagcacccagagccccccatGCAATCCCAGGCACCCAGAACTTGGCACCcggagcccccccagctcccagaTTCCCGAATTCCCGGATTCCCGGTTTCCCGGCACTCACCATCCGGCCAGGACGTATTTGAGGACGGTCCCgctgggctccagctgcccCCGCGGGGTCAGAGCGGCGCTGGAGCAGCCGAAGAGCAGCACCACGGCCCGGCAGCGCAGCCGCGCCAGGCTCTGCCCGTCCAGGAGCCGAGCACCCGCACCGTGACCGGCGTAACTGtggggggaaccccaaaactgatCCTAAATGTGATCCTAAACCTGATCCCAAACCTGATCCTGAATCTAACCCCAAACCTGATCCCAAACCTGATCCCGGCAGCGCAGGCGCGCCAGGCTCTGCCCGTCCAGGAGCCGAGCGCCCGCACCGTGACCGGCGTAACTGTGGGATGGACCCCAAACCTGATCCTAAATCTGATCCCAAACCTCATCCtaaacctgaccccaaacctgatCCCAAACCTGATCCTGAATCTAACCCCAAACCTGATCCCAAACCTCATCCCGGCAGCGCAGGCGCGCCAGGCTCTGCCCGTCCAGGAGCCGAGCGCCCGCACCGTGACCGGCATAGCTGTGGGGGGAAATCTGATCCTAAACCTGATCCTAAACCTGGTCCTGAATCTAACCCCAAACCTGAtcccaaacctgaccccaaagcAGCCGCGCCAGGCTCTGCCCGTCCAGGAGCCGAGCACCCGCACCGTGACCGGCGTAACTGtggggggaaccccaaaactgatCCTAAACCTGATCCTAAATCTGATCCTAAACCTGATCCTAAATCTGATCCTAAATCTGATCCCAAACCTGATcccaaatcagccccaaatccccccaaaatccaaccccaaatcagccccaaatcccccccaaaatccaaccccaaacccgaccccaaatcccccaagatccaaccccaaatccccccaaaatcccaccccaaatccagccccaaaaatcccctcaaaatcccaccccaaatcagctccaaatcccctcaaaatccaaccccaaatcagcctcaaatcccctcaaaatccaaccccaaatcagccccaaatccccccaaaatcccaccccaaaccagccccaaaaccccccaaaatccaacgCCAAATTCTGccaaaatccaaccccaaatcccccccaaatccccccccaaatcagccccaaatcagctccaaattcccccaaaatccaaccccaaatcaaccccaaaccagccccaaatccccccaaaatccagccccaaatccccccaaaatcccaccccaaatcagccccaaatccccccaaaatccaaccccaaatcccaccccaaatcagctccaaatcccctcaaaatcccaccccaaatccccccaaaatccaacctcaaatcaaccccaaatccagccccaaattaactccaaatccaaccccaaatccagccccaaatccaacccaaatcagccccaaatcccctcaaaatccaaccccaaatcagccccaaatccccccaaaatccaaccccaaatcagccccaaattcccccaaaatcccaccccaaatcccccccaaatccaaccccaaatccaacccaaatcagccccaaaaccccccaaaacccaaccccaaaccagccccaaatcccctcaaaatccaaccccaaatccagccccaaaaatcccctcaaatcccaccccaaatcagccccaaaaccccccaaaatccaaccccaaaaccccccaaaatcccaccccaaatccccccaaaatccaaccccaaatccccccaaaatccaaccccaaatcaaccccaaaatcccaccccaaatcagccccaaatccagccccaaatcagccccaaatcccccaaacccgaccccaaatcccccccaaatcccccccgaatcagccccaaatcccccaaacccggccccaaaccatccccgatcccttttggggtttttgtctCACATGTAGAGGTCGCGCTCCCCCAGCgcctcctggagctgctgtggggttGGAGCCGCCCCCGACACCCCGCGCCAGCCCGGCTCGCTGGGAGCGCCCAAATccggaaaaacgggaaaaatcgggaaaaacgggaaaaatcgggaaaaacgggaaaaatcgggaaaaacgggaaaaaaaaattgggaaaaacgggaaaaattgggataaacgggaaaaaatgggataaaggggaaaaaatgggataaaggggaaaaaatgggataaaggGGAAAAATCGGGATAAACGGGAAGGATTGGGATAAAGGGGAAAGATGggataaaggggaaaaaatgggataaacgggaaaaattgggataaacGGGAAGGATTGGGATAAACGGGAAAAATTGGggtaaaggggaaaaaattgggataaacgggaaaaaattgggataaacgggaaaaaatgggataaaggggaaaaatcgggataaaggggaaaaaatgggataaaggggaaaaatcggggtaaaggggaaaaatcggggtaaaggggaaaaatcgggataaacgggaaaaattgggaaaaacgggaaaaattgggataaacgggaaaaattgggataaacgggaaaaatcgggaaaaacgggaaaaatcgggaaaaattgggataaatgggaaaaattgggataaacgggaaaaatcgggaaaaacgggaaaaatcgggaaaaattgggataaatgggaaaaattgggataaacgggaaaaaattgggataaaggggaaaaatgggataaatgggaaaaaattggggtaaaagggaaaaatcgggaaaaacgggaaggatttgggataaACGGGAAAAATCGGGATAAACGGGAAAAATCGGGATAAacaggaaggatttggggttcccacAGAGAGTCTGGGGTCTTggagggggtttttggggttctgaggggatttttggggtcccaggtgtgtctggggcagttttggggggttttgggggatttttggtgtcccaggtgtatttggggcagtttttggggggtttttggagtcccaggtgtatttggggcagtttttggggggtttttgggtgttttttgggtgtttttggggggtttctgggtgttttttgggtgttttttggtgtcccaggtgtatttggggcagtttttggggggtttttgggtgttttttgggtgttttttgggtgtttttgggtgtttttgggggtttttgggggtttttgggtggtttttgggtgttttttgggggtttttgggtgtttttgggggtttttgggtgttttttgggggtttttgggtgttttttgggggtttttgggtgttttttgggggtttttgggtgtttttgggggtttttggggcgtCACCTCTCAAACCAGGCCCGGAATCGCTCCTCGGTGCCGCCCAGGTCTCGCTGTGGGTTCAGGACGTAGAAGGCGCTCCTGGGGTTCACCCCCCGCTGCAGCACCGGGCCCTGCACAGGTGGGCACAGGTGGGCACAGGTGGGGtacaggggtgtccccaattccaggggtgtccccaggggtgtccccatgtccccaggggtgtccccaggtgtcccagttgtctcaggtgtccccatgtccccaggtgtgtccccccagctgtcctgtgtgtccccaggtgtccccaggtgtccccagctgtccccaggtgtgtccccagctgtcccaggtgtgtcccaggtacccccagctgtccccccaggtgtgtccccaggtgtccccagctgtcccaggtgtgtccccagctgtccccaggtgtcccaggtgtgtccccagctgtccccaggtgtgtccccaggtgtccccagctgtcccaggtgtgtcccagctgtccccaggtgtgtccccaggtaccccaagtgtccccaggtgtgtccccatg includes:
- the PFDN5 gene encoding prefoldin subunit 5, whose product is MAQTVSVGELGLPQLELLKGQLEQEVEFLSSSLAQLKVVQTKFVEAKECLNVLHKGNEGKDLLVPLTSSMYVPGKLQDVRTVLVDVGTGYYVEKSAEDARAFFKRKIEFLTRQMEKIQPALQEKHAMKQAVLEMMTQKLQQLTAAQGVPGGAKA